In the Candidatus Neomarinimicrobiota bacterium genome, one interval contains:
- a CDS encoding glycosyltransferase, which produces MARGKLSVCMIVRDEALMLPDCLTSVAGVADQLVVVDTGSTDDTIAIARSFGAQIHHFEWIDDFAAARNESLRHATGDWIFWLDADERLVPSSIEPLRRLLTTPKRPTIYQVQIRNLRADQMSYTLSMSHRLFSRHPKLRFSGRIHEQVHPSLKAAGGVEKSSNVVLEHQGYALDPEKLRAKLERNQTLLETMVAEQPESAYAHYTLGQNYALLDDHDQALQAYLRALEIREFQGPSASTLLNALAETSWHLNRLDDAETYAQKSLDITPKQSSGNFIMYRVMQSRENIQGQIQYLERIVPFSQPGSETVRSDLPKDVLIPYQHLLFSLGQLYLSVEDYPAAERVLKACLVIEPTSRETR; this is translated from the coding sequence ATGGCCAGAGGAAAGCTGTCGGTATGCATGATCGTGCGTGATGAGGCACTTATGTTGCCGGATTGCCTCACCAGTGTCGCCGGGGTAGCCGACCAACTGGTGGTTGTGGATACCGGTTCGACCGATGACACTATAGCCATTGCCAGATCCTTCGGTGCCCAGATTCACCACTTCGAATGGATCGATGATTTCGCGGCTGCCCGGAACGAGTCTCTCCGGCATGCCACTGGTGATTGGATCTTCTGGCTCGACGCGGATGAGCGGCTGGTACCTTCCTCTATAGAACCCCTCAGGCGCCTGCTCACTACTCCGAAGCGCCCCACTATTTATCAAGTTCAGATTAGAAACCTCCGGGCGGACCAGATGAGCTATACTCTCTCCATGTCCCACCGGCTTTTTTCGAGGCACCCCAAGCTCCGCTTCTCCGGGCGCATCCACGAGCAGGTTCACCCCAGTCTGAAGGCTGCCGGGGGTGTGGAGAAGTCCTCTAATGTGGTGCTTGAACATCAGGGTTACGCCCTGGACCCTGAGAAACTACGAGCCAAGCTGGAGCGTAACCAGACTCTTCTGGAAACTATGGTTGCTGAGCAGCCCGAGTCGGCCTATGCCCACTACACTCTCGGTCAGAATTACGCCCTCTTGGATGACCATGATCAGGCGCTTCAAGCCTACCTGCGGGCGTTGGAGATCCGCGAGTTCCAGGGTCCTTCGGCCTCCACCCTACTCAACGCTCTTGCAGAGACCAGCTGGCATCTGAATCGCCTGGACGATGCCGAGACCTATGCCCAAAAGTCGCTGGACATTACTCCCAAGCAAAGCAGCGGCAATTTTATCATGTACCGGGTGATGCAGTCACGGGAGAATATACAAGGCCAGATTCAATATCTCGAGCGGATCGTGCCATTCTCTCAACCGGGATCGGAGACTGTGCGCAGTGACTTACCGAAGGATGTTCTCATTCCCTACCAGCACCTACTTTTCAGTCTAGGGCAACTTTATCTTTCGGTTGAGGATTATCCCGCGGCTGAGAGGGTTCTCAAAGCGTGCCTGGTCATTGAGCCCACCAGCCGCGAGACGCG